CACCTTTTCAAACTTCAGTGCCGTCCGCGCTTTGCAGGTCTTACCCGCGCCCCCTCCTATCTTCCCCATTCTCCCGCTTGACAACAGCGGGGAGAATTGGACCATGTGCCATGAAACGTGCCCACGGCGGGGCTGTGGGAAAGTTCGGGGAAGAGAGAACCCACACATTGTCATGGTAATGTCGGTGGGTCGGGGTGTTGGGGGCGGGAGGCTGTGGTGCTTAACACCCACACGGGGAGAGTACTTTTACTCCTGTTTCTATTCTAATTTATTTCACTCAATGTTTCTCCATTCGTTACCTAGCCATTAAAACAGTACAAACGGAGTTCTGTGTGTGGGTAGCCTTCAACTGCCAGAAGTCAAATCTAGCGTCATTTGGTTAATTGCGTGCAGACTGCCCACGGGAGATTAGGACACCGATAGTGTGGACTGTGAAACTGAGCTATCAGTTGGTCGGCTGGTTTGGTGCGCGCTCTGCAGCGCGAGGATGACGGCCTCCAACATGGAACATGGAGGAAATGCTCCCGAGAAGAACTTTAACGCCAAAGATGAACGAAAGGTAGGCTTGCAATTGTCATGGCCTTTGGTAAAACTGGGTAATACATCAAGGTAACGGTTGTGCAGGAATCGTTCGAAGTATCCCACCCGATTAAAATCCTTAATTGCCTGAtgcaaatgaatgaatgaatgcatATCCCACTACTACATTTAATAAGATGCATGCATTTATGCAATGTGCAGAGACAGTTGGTAGACTTTGCAGAAGGTTTGGTTGCAGGTTGTTGAATTCTCTTCAACAGGGTCTAGATGCAGACTCATCACTTTATTGTAGTATCAAACGGAGTAACATTTCTCATATTTCATTCCAAAACTAAAATTGAGAGTTTGGGACCATAAGGTTTTACCTACAAAAAGatgattctgagataattggcttTAAAAGTACCAAACCCACATTACCCCAGCTCAATTGATTAATACTTAAACAGAGGTATTAGTTGTAGTGTTGATTTGATTGACAGCTGCGGAAGCCTCTGATAGAGAAGAAGAGGCGGGAGCGAATCAACTGCAGCCTTGAGCAGCTGAAGGGGATCATGGTGGACGCCTATAACCTAGATGTGAGTACACCCACACATATGCATCGACGTACAATGAGAATATTTTTGAGAAACCACAACTTTCATAACATTTGCATTATCTTCTTCCCTATTTAACTCTGACTTGTGTTAGCAATCTAAACTGGAGAAGGCTGATGTACTGGAGGTTACTGTCCAACATATGGAGGGTCTACAAAAGGATCATGGTaagcacatacagacacacaccatcacttTAATCAATGACAGAATATCCTAGCCCACTTTTAATGCAATATTCTTCCATTGTTCCAAGTTCTAATGGAACATACAGAGCTGGTTGTAAATTATACTCCAGTGCTACATGGCGTAATGTAAGCATTAGAACCAATAATATGTATAAACCCTAGATTGCTGATGCTAGGTAATTgccaatgagaggctttgaagccaccggccGCCATATTGGTACTCCTCCGAAGGAGCAGTCTATACTGGAATTCtccagtgtgtatatataagaaGGGACAAAGTtactcctgagtggcacagtggtctaaagcactgcatctcagtgcaagaggtgtcactatagtacctgttttgaatccaggctgtatcacatccggccgtaattgggagtcccatagggtcgGTACACAATTAGTCCAGCATCATCCAGATTTGGCctgagtaggccgtcattgtaaataagaatttgttcttaaatgacttgcctatttaaaaatatatatatatatatgtatacatatatgtatacatatatgtatgtatttaaTTAAGCATGtctttgttgtagtggggacagaaATTGATAGTCTAAAAAAAAtgcttttatatatttttgtttaaaaTATAGCTCCAAAATGGATGTGTGGGGGATTCTAAACAGCACCCCTGTTGGTAATCTAGGGTTATTACATATAATTGATTGGAACCCTTACAGTGGGTGGGATTATCATGTGTTGTCAATCATTGACTAATGTCTCCCAATAGGGGTCCTTCACTCTACATATCAATGAGCTCCTATTGGGTAAATTCAGAACCTGTTTGACAGCTCCTGACAAACTGGAATTCAAAGCAAGCCAGGGAATTAGAGAGAACcaccttcactaccctgatcacaTTCACCAGTTGATAactgatttattttatttgtcatataAAGTAATACATTTAATTGACAGATATAAATGTGTTTACTCAGCTCACTGCATATACATTAGTGCATAACACCATCAATATTCTGCATTCCCGACGATATTGTAACTATGCATTGCAGTGGTGGCTggagggaggagctataggaagcATGCTCAtttgtaatggctgaaatgggaTTGATGGACCGGAGTCAATCATGTGGTgtccaagcatttcgctacagttGCATTAacctctgctaaccatgtgtatgtgaccaataaaatttgatatgTATGTTGTGTTTTATACCGTTCCATTAATGCCATTCCAGTcgttacaatgagcccgtcctcctataactcctccgaccagcctcctctgatgcgTTGTAGGATGTACTAAACCTGACTGAGTTGTTCTCACCCCTGACTCACTGCTACTCCCCTGTGGTTCTTCTGTATTTAGGTACTGGCATCCCTGCTGGTCCCAGCGTCGGGTTCCAGTCCCGGCAGCGCTACAGCAGTGGATACATCCAGTGTATGCAGGAGGTCCATAACCTGCTCCTGGGCTGTCCAGACATGGACAAGCCTCTAGGGGCCCAGCTCCTCAATCACCTCCTTAAGTCTCTGCCCCACATCAGCTCAGAGACTGGGCCTGGAAACACTGGTGGCAATGGGCCTAATCGGACCCCAACAAGGCCTATCACTGGTGGGGTCAATGAGACTCTGATAAGGGCCATTGGTAATTGTAACGGTAGaatttgtagtagtagtggtgctaGTCCCAATTCTGGACCTGGATCCCCTCCACAGTCTCCGCTTTCACTGCCTTCTGGAGGAGTAGGTCTATTCCGACCTCGCTGTTTACAGATGAATCATGCCTCGCCGCCGTTGACCCCGCTCCATGCCCCCCACAGGCAGGTGCATtctgggagagatgggagggagcagctgcctgcctcctccccttcTAGCTCACCCAAACTCCCCCAGCCAGGGGTGTCTCACCCCGCCCCCCTGCCCCCTTTCTTTGGCCCTGTGGGAGACCCCTCTATGTGGAGGCCTTGGTgaaagagcacacacacacacatttcatcaCTTTAGGACCCCTGAGTTTTTCCTCACCCTATGATCTGAGTGAAAAAATGCCCTATTGGCAGCAGACCACCTAGGGCCGGGGGTTTTCCCAGTCACCTCATGctgtggtcaggaaaaactcaggGACTCTTTGTTTTTCATCTAATTCCATCTCATGGAATCGCTCAACTCTGTTGTTCCTGGATTTAGTGCAGAAGTCAGGAGATAAAGATCTGGGTGGATCTACAAGTTTCACTTCCTGTAAAATTTAATCCAATATGTTGTAGTGTGATTGACAGATGCATCAGCCCTCTAGGAACATGTCTGTCGTGTTCTGCTATATTAACTGCATTGCCAGCGGTTCTATGGTCTCATTTTTCGTTTATATGCTTCACATTTTAGACaaacaaatatttgtatttttttatgagATTGGCCAGAAGTAAGCATCGTTTTTACAATTTTGTGTTTTCTACCAAGTATTTCGCTGGTGTTCATTTTATGTTTTCAATGTGTAGAAAATGGTCACAGAATGTGGAATTTGTTTTGTCACACACTGATGATAAATTGATTGATTCATTTATTAAACAAATTTGATTAATTGATTCAGATCTAATGTTTGTAATTACAATGAATTGCttacttttgaaatgttttcatCCTTGTATATTACAAGAAGATTGTCTGTTTCATATTGAAACAGCTAAAATAAAGTGTGTGCTGGATCTTTGTTCTTCAGAATTGAATAAAACGGCATTAAAACAATAGTAAATGTGAACCATCTTTTGTATGCTGAAGTTATGAATAGCAaattggatgtcagaaggtgaattcaccaatttgtaagtcgctctggataagagcgtctgctaaatgacttaaatgtaaatgttatagaAATACCTTTTTTTTATATTGTATGGGCTTAAAACAATATATAAAAATCGGTCTAGGAAAGTACTCTAGTTCCTTGTACACAAAATATAGCACAGGATAgcgtggccgagcggtctaaggcgctggattaaggctccagtctcttCGGGGGCGTGGGTTCGAATCCCACCGCTGTCAGGCAAGCTTTTGACCGAACTTAATTTGGCCTGACCGTAGGAATAACCTTTTACCGAACGCCCCATTGCCAACTGCGAATACCAGTTCGTAGAATAAATATGCTATAAATCATGTATCTTTAATACTTACCGGAAACAGTTGTCACTTGTcgcataaaataaataaatatatatccgTGATGTCCGCAGTGTACATTCGTAAGCCAAAAAGATTTCACCACTAGGTGTCACTGTTGCATAATGTTTTTTTAGGAATCCCTggctatactatatatatatagtaccagtcaaaagtttggacacctactcattcaagggtttttctttatttttaccatttactacattgttgaataatagtgaagacatcagaactatgaaataatacatggaatcatgtagtaacctaaaaagtgtttaaacaaatcaaaatatatttcattttttagattcttcaaagtagccaccctttgacttgttgacagctttccacactcttggcattctctcaaacagcttcatgagatGGTATGCCTTaaaatgaacaggtgtgcctcgtTAAGTTAATTTGTCAAAAGTTCAATAAAAACAAATCATGATAAACAAGATGGGTTGAGAGCTGCagttcattcagaaagtattcagacccttgactttttccacattttgttacgttacaggttCAATTGTTAttttccttcatcaatctacacacaatacaccataatgacaaagcaaaaactatttataaaaaaaataaactgaaatatcacatttacataagtattcagaccatttactcagtactttgttgaagcaccttttgcaattacagccttgagtcttcttgggtatgacgcaacaagcttagcgcacctgtatttggagattttctcccattattctctgcagatcctttcaagctccaccaggttggatggggagcatcgctgcacagctattttcaggtctctccagagatgtttgatcgagttcaagtccgggctctggctgggccactcaaggacacacagagacttgtcctgaagccactcctgcattgtcttggctgtgtgcttagggacgttgtcctgttggaaggtgaaccttcgccctagtctgaaatcctgagcactctggagcaggttttcattaaggatctctctgtactttgctccgttcatctttcccttaatCTCAattggtctcccagtccctgccgctgaaaaacatccccacagcatgatgctgccaccaccatgtttcaccgtagggacggtgccaggtttcctccagacatgatgcttggcaatcaggccaaagagttcaatcttggtttcatccagtggaggctcctcataggaggaaggggaggaccatcctcctcagtgaaatttcataaaaataaaaatagttcaacattaaaaaagttatccttttttgATAAAACTGTATTTAATATATtcatatgtcaccaaataattgattaaaatacactgttttgcaatgaacgtctacagtaacttcaacagcactgtggggtagcaccatggtgtaggcatctggctacattgacttcaatacgaAACCTAGGAGGCTCGTAGGCCTTACATAGACATACATGGTAATTGTGAccacttccggaggacatcctccaaccaaTCAAAACTTTTGcagtatgtactgacatgttgtccatccaatcatagaATTAGGATCAGAGAACGAACCTAGTGAGTTGTATTGGGATTGTTCATTATGGGGGTTCTATATGTTGAGAAGCTTGGTGGATAGAGATTAAGAGTGAAAAGTGATAGttgagcatttaaaaaaaaatattattcaaATCAATTTACAGGAGACGGAGGAAGTATATTATACATTGTTTTCTCTTTTTTTAGCTTTATTTTTGTGTGTAGTTAGCGCAATTTATTTATATTTGCCTTGCTAACTTCAGTAGCAAGCTAGCTACCAGTGCGAGTGTTCAGTTTTTTCCACCAGAATGGTACAGTAGAATAACCAACGTTGGCGAAAATGTTGTGGAATtttgttgaagaacccctttcattCTCTTGGGTACACGGTGCGAATTAAAAGTGAGGGTCGACCTCTGCCTTAGATCAGTTTCAtgaagaaggatgaaaaggtgaAGGCTTTCAATACCAACTGCTATCAAAGGTATAACGTTAGCTGGTTAACATGGAGCCTTTCATCAAGCCGCCTGTATTGCTTGCCTTGCCTGCTTTTTGGAAGGTCTGAGACCtggtctgtcacgttctgacctttatttcctttgttttgtatttatttagtatggtcagggcgtgagttgggtgggcagtctatgtttgtttttctatgatttgggatttgtatgtttcggcctagtatggttctcaatcagaagcaggtgtcagtagttgtctctgattgagaatcatacttaggtagcctgggttgcactgtttgtttgtgggtgattgtctttgctagttgcttgtgtcagcacaggtctcatttgtagcttcacggtcgttattgtttttgtatgcagtgttcagtactttctttaattaaatattcactatgaacacataccacgccgcgttttggtcctctgatccttctcgcctctcctcttcagatgaagaggaggaagaccgtgaCATGGTCGAAAGGTGGGTACAGGGACCCGAAGAACACCAATCGTTCCGCAGGCAGCATATAAATGCCCACATCAGATTCAAGCTTCAGGGAAAAAGCTGCATCGATCATGACGAAGGTCTGTGTATTCAAACTGCGCGACACAACGAGAAAGAAGAAACAGGGATGTTCTCAAGCGGCTTGTCAACACCACTACGTTTTTGGGCGTGCAAGAATTAGCTTTTCGAGGACACTACAAGCTGGTAAATTCTGCCGACAAGGGAAACTACAATGAGCTTGCAACGGTAATTGCACGTAACAATGCTTTACTTGCATATCGAAATTTCAACGGTCTTTTCTGGGATGTTGAAATCAGTTCCGAATGATTTGATAACTTCCATCGCATCATCCAGCAAAAGATTAAAGTGAGAGGTTTAGGCGCTCAAGTAGGCCCCCACTTTCCTCCGGTATTTATTTACAGACAAACAAATTTCATGATATAAATGTTGCAGCAGCCTAGGCTACACCTAAACATTAgagatctgacatgctgtatggaATGAAAACTAGACCAtttttcagt
Above is a genomic segment from Oncorhynchus masou masou isolate Uvic2021 chromosome 23, UVic_Omas_1.1, whole genome shotgun sequence containing:
- the LOC135510349 gene encoding transcription cofactor HES-6-like, which gives rise to MTASNMEHGGNAPEKNFNAKDERKLRKPLIEKKRRERINCSLEQLKGIMVDAYNLDQSKLEKADVLEVTVQHMEGLQKDHGTGIPAGPSVGFQSRQRYSSGYIQCMQEVHNLLLGCPDMDKPLGAQLLNHLLKSLPHISSETGPGNTGGNGPNRTPTRPITGGVNETLIRAIGNCNGRICSSSGASPNSGPGSPPQSPLSLPSGGVGLFRPRCLQMNHASPPLTPLHAPHRQVHSGRDGREQLPASSPSSSPKLPQPGVSHPAPLPPFFGPVGDPSMWRPW